One genomic region from Quercus robur chromosome 4, dhQueRobu3.1, whole genome shotgun sequence encodes:
- the LOC126722081 gene encoding uncharacterized protein LOC126722081, with protein MDDNYDDVAINTFKSGLPTKHCLRKSLTGKPITSVRQLIDRIDKYKRVEEDQLQGKGKEKIIPHKRNDFRSERYNNNHPRRDFAGQSGSANMQTVNAVFREPVQQVLEKVKNEPFFKWPNKMAEDSLKRNQSLYCQYHQDHGHTIEDCRNLWNHLDQLVREGKLRHLLHPSSGHLGQANQEP; from the coding sequence ATGGACGATAACTACGACGACGTCGCCATTAACACGTTTAAAAGTGGTCTCCCCACCAAGCATTGTTTGAGGAAATCCCTAACTGGTAAGCCTATTACCAGCGTTCGTCAACTTATAGACCGGATTGACAAatacaaaagggtggaagagGACCAACTgcaagggaaaggaaaggagaagatcatcCCTCACAAGAGGAATGATTTCAGGTCAGAACGATACAACAATAACCATCCGAGGAGAGATTTTGCGGGGCAATCTGGATCAGCCAACATGCAAACGGTTAACGCCGTATTCAGAGAACCGGTACAACAGGTTTTAGAGAAAGTCAAGAATGAGCCATTCTTCAAGTGGCCGAATAAGATGGCCGAAGACTCCTTAAAGCGCAACCAGAGTCTGTATTGTCAGTACCACCAAGACCACGGACATACCATCGAAGACTGTAGGAACCTGTGGAACCACCTggatcagttggtccgagaaggaaaatTGCGGCACCTTTTACATCCATCCAGTGGTCATCTGGGTCAGGCAAACCAAGAACCCTAG
- the LOC126722656 gene encoding uncharacterized protein LOC126722656: MTKTQSRQDISSSSSSSSSSSDMEGMKLMLHLLIPLCVHWIAEEMTVSVLVDVITNALCPGDSTCTEAIYLNGLQQTVVGIFKMVVLPLLGQLADEYGRKPMLLLTISTSIFPFAILACNQSTGFVYAYYVLRTISYILSQGSIFCIAVAYAADVVEENKRAAAFSWITGLCSASHVLGNLLALFVPEKYIFPVSIALLILSPIYIQIFLVETVKLAPKRDQDSACLAKTIKIIQKRYKSMKDAATIVMSSPTLRGISLVSFFYELGMSGITYVLMYYLKAAFGFDKNQFSEILMLVGIGSIVSQMLVLPLINPLVGEKVILCIGLLASIAYALFNGLAWAAWVPFMGATFKVVVVLVRPATYAIISKASSSKNQGKAQGFVAGVESIASLLSPLVMSPLTSWFLSSSAPFNCKGFSIVCASVCMMISLCYACLLKPGVASSSDSEDDIEAPLLTES; this comes from the exons ATGACAAAAACCCAATCAAGACAAGAcattagtagtagtagtagcagcagcagcagtagTAGTGACATGGAAGGAATGAAGCTCATGCTTCACTTGCTAATACCACTCTGTGTTCATTGGATCGCTGAGGAAATGACTGTTTCTGTTCTTGTTGATGTTATTACTAATGCTCTATGTCCAGGAGACTCAACCTGTACAGAAGCTATATATCTTAATGGTCTTCAACAAACG GTGGTTGGAATTTTCAAGATGGTGGTGCTTCCACTGTTAGGTCAGCTTGCAGATGAGTATGGGCGTAAACCAATGCTCCTTCTTACCATATCCACATCTATATTCCCTTTTG CTATACTTGCCTGCAATCAGTCTACAGGATTTGTATATGCTTACTATGTTCTTCGTACAATATCTTATATTCTAAGTCAAGGGAGTATTTTCTGCATTGCCGTTGCTTATGCG GCGGATGTTGTTGAAGAGAATAAGAGGGCAGCAGCTTTTAGTTGGATAACAGGCCTTTGTTCTGCTTCACATGTCTTGGGAAATCTTCTGGCACTTTTTGTCCCAGAAAAGTACATTTTTCCG GTTTCAATAGCGCTCTTGATCTTATCTCCGATTTATATTCAAATCTTTCTGGTTGAGACAGTTAAGCTGGCTCCAAAGAGGGACCAAGATTCAGCTTGCTTAGCTAAGACAATTAAAATTATCCAGAAACGATACAAATCAATGAAAGATGCTGCTACAATAGTTATGAGCAG TCCAACTTTAAGGGGCATTTCTCTGGTTTCTTTCTTCTATGAGTTGGGAATGTCTGGCATCACCTATGTCTTGATG TACTATCTGAAGGCTGCTTTTGGTTTCGATAAAAATCAGTTCTCAGAAATTCTGATGCTCGTGGGAATAGGTTCAATTGTTTCACAG ATGTTGGTGCTTCCACTAATAAATCCATTGGTTGGAGAGAAAGTGATATTGTGCATAGGTTTACTTGCATCAATAGCTTAT GCATTATTCAATGGCCTTGCATGGGCGGCATGG GTACCATTCATGGGTGCCACATTTAAAGTTGTAGTTGTCCTTGTAAGACCTGCT ACTTATGCAATTATTTCAAAAGCATCAAGCTCAAAAAATCAG GGAAAAGCACAAGGATTTGTGGCTGGTGTGGAATCAATAGCAAGTTTGTTATCACCGCTCGTAATGAGTCCATTGACTT CATGGTTCTTATCTAGCAGTGCACCTTTCAACTGCAAAGGTTTCAGTATTGTATGTGCGTCTGTATGCATG ATGATTTCATTATGTTATGCTTGTCTGCTTAAACCTGGGGTAGCTTCAAGCAGTGATTCAGAGGATGACATTGAAGCACCATTGCTAACTGAGAGTTGA